A window of Treponema primitia ZAS-1 genomic DNA:
ACCAGGGCTATACCGGACCCTGTGGATTCCACTATCCTGCCCAAGTCGGACAGAGTCTATGTATTGTTGAAGGATGTTAATTTCGGCAATTCCTACTATCAGGCGGATATTTTTACCGAATCCTATGGATTGCTGTATGGGTTATCGAATTTCAGGAACCTCTCCTATGTTATTCCGGTAATTAAAGAGGGAAAATTCAGGGCCCTGTTCTATGTTGAACCGGTTGCTGAGGGGGTTTTGGTTTATAGTGCCGCCGCAGCGGAGGTTTCCAATTTCATTTCGAACAGGATAAACATCCCTTCAGCTATCCGAAAACGGATTGAAGTTATTTTAAGCTGGTTAATTGATAATATATCAGAGTAAAAGATGCGAAACTTGACACGAATATGGTTTTTTGGGTAAGATAGTTAGGTAGAAAAAACTTGCGGATGTCGTATAACGGCTATTACCCCAGCCTTCCAAGCTGGAGACGAGGGTTCGACTCCCTTCATCCGCTGTAGTTTAAAGACTGGGTGTTTGCGCGGGAACTCCGTTGCAAGTGGCACACCCAGTCTTTTTTTGTCAGGTCCCTGTACCGGGGGTTGAAAAGTCGGGGTTCTTGAGAAGGGGCCTCTTGGGAGCGGGGGCCTTCTTGGGTTCGGAAACTTTTTTAGCCGCCGGTTTGGCTGCGGTTTTTGTTTTTGTGGCTGCGCCTTTTTTAACAGTCTTTGCCTTAGTTGCAGCGGCCTTAACCGCCTTAACTGCCTTTGGCTTTTTAGGTATTACGGTAAATTCAAGTTCTTTCCCGCAATGTGGGCATTTTGCCATGGTACTTCTCCTTTAGTGGTTGGATTCCTTAGTTTAAATATCGGTAAAAAACAGTAAGCCTTTAAGAAGAATTATTATGCTTACTTAGATGGCGCCTATCCGGTAAACCCCGTCCTCTTCCGCTACCATGGACTCCTTTTGTAAGGCTTCCAGGGCTTTATAAAGATCCGTCTTTTCTATTCCCGTGCGCTTGCGGAGTTCTTGTACCGAGGCGGGCCCTTCGGAAACCAGGGTACGAATTAGGCGGCCCCGGGCCTGCCGGAAGGAACCTTCGAAGGGGCTTTGCCGGGTGTAATGGGCGCTGTGGCGGTTAGGGTTTGGGGTGATTTTTTTCAGCGCCGCCCCGTAATCCATCAGGGCCCAGTACCATTTACGGGGATTTTTTTTATCCAGCACCGATTCAAGGATGGGGAAAATTTCAGCGTCCGACACCTTGGTGTCGGACGATACCTTCAGGCGATCTTGAAAGTAAAAGTGGATCACCGTTGCCCGTATGTTGGTTTCGATGAAAACCGCGGGGTAGTTATAGGCAAAGCAGGAAATAGCCCCGGCGGTATAGGCGCCGATTCCCGGCAGGGGGAGCAGTCCCTCGGGGGTATCCGGAACCTTCCCGTGATATTCGGTGGTGATGCAAGCGGCACACTCCTTGAGGTACCGGGCTCGGCGATTGTAGCCCAGGCCGCTCCATTCCCGAAGCACCTCCTCCAGGGAAGCCTTTGCCAGATCCCCCGGTTTTGGCCAGAGCTTCATCCACCGTTCCCAGTAGGGGATAACCCTATCGGTCTGGGTCTGCTGGAGCATGAACTCCGAAACCAGAACACCCCAGGGATCCGTATCCT
This region includes:
- a CDS encoding adenine glycosylase, producing MDRTEFRNIIYTNFKKAGRVFPWREDTDPWGVLVSEFMLQQTQTDRVIPYWERWMKLWPKPGDLAKASLEEVLREWSGLGYNRRARYLKECAACITTEYHGKVPDTPEGLLPLPGIGAYTAGAISCFAYNYPAVFIETNIRATVIHFYFQDRLKVSSDTKVSDAEIFPILESVLDKKNPRKWYWALMDYGAALKKITPNPNRHSAHYTRQSPFEGSFRQARGRLIRTLVSEGPASVQELRKRTGIEKTDLYKALEALQKESMVAEEDGVYRIGAI